The following proteins come from a genomic window of Brevibacillus antibioticus:
- a CDS encoding non-ribosomal peptide synthetase, with product MELITNYLFKQVAAKQLTPNEAKQLLKEIQVHSRASAPKREDVAVVGLACKLPGAESPAQYWENLVQGISSIGDFPEERKCDLVRYLHGERSRFKKGGYLREIDKFDAAFFRISPREAELMDPIQRLFLEIAWEALEDAGLAGKMITQSKTGVYVGYDTTPAPDYSDLLGDFQDTLALIGSNRGILASRLSYILDLKGPAVVFDTACSSSLVALHHASQAIRNGEIDMAVVGGVSLNFLPIGQGMLDATDGKIKTFDKNANGTVWGEGICAIILKRLNRAIEDKNSVYAVIKGSAINNDGASNGITAPSAEAQAELITQAWEIADVNPETISYIEAHGTGTKLGDPIEIRGIHSAFRQYTKKTQFCGIGSVKSNIGHTVGTSGLASVIKMSLALTHKILPPTLNFEQPSPLINFVDSPIYINDRLHQWETEGYPRRCGITSSGFSGTNCHLIMEEAPTTDQVSERSSYHYQIFTLSAKTEEALWLLILRYRKCLFAHREIRIEDVCGTANTGRGHYSHRLALIVQDTDHLLQKLHALDQSHFQSDGVILEGFHYGKHVISTVENPHLETDVLTESEKLVRSHAVNQVLHANGQAAFANPALLETYSTQYVQGADCDWSILYPPGSFTYLHLPVYPFDRMRHWFQREMPLAVNAEEKQKLRPLIDRLVVDTVGQCIFESILSPKSHWVVGEHQVVGRYVLPATAYLEMAIQAIQEYLQTNGVIQIHQFQIYVPLTFDLDQEKTVQIVITEKADGFAFQFFSEQERSSAGRRKQWITHAEGEIHIKAGSEDVKPDRLDIQMLRHVFGEETVLPQKQSSVLTFGSRWHGKKSVRTFNQTTLAYVDLPATLHAEAASYTLHPAILDMATSLGISMAPKDALYLPFSYRSITVYRPLPAKCYSLIVPSEERGNSEELIRYHLEIITESGEIAVSINDFTLKRVHDRKELVGSSNGNWAPFFQLCWVEEELSKQMPFSPNGSTLVFLDEYGWGEQLAQRLVQEKHSVITVSYSHSFRELAPDAYEIGGSEQDYVRLLAAIKEQELPISHIMHMQSIIITSDAPATVEQLKERQSRGVDSLFFLTKALFANKYRDDIQLLLFAKTVNEINKEEEALHPEQAALFGLGKVVTHEYDNLNCRCIDIDSSTTIEHLFHELVAKETSYLTAYRRGVRYIEVLEELNMDEDDKTSPIELKSEGVYIITGGLGGIGYTISLAIAQKQQVNFAFIQRSALPNREEWATILAEGTDAKLCRMIYRIQEIERIGSQVVCCQADVADQSTMQRVISQLRERFGQINGVIHSAGVPGDGFLIRKNYDTFTQVLSPKVQGTWVLDHITQNDNLDFFVMFSSITSLLGGRGQGDYTAANSYLDSFAAYRKKLGKRTLTINWPAWKEIGMAVDYGAVQDTPLQALETIEAVHLFEKAWHSKENRVLIGVMPFDQATTSKEELPFVRLVEQKKQQVLQAKLLLHPGQGRNLDISPQHPQPPSEAKTLVLKGKPEDDYSDTELKVAEIWAKNLGLSEIHVYSDLYSLGGDSIIAIKIVNDLKASIQQKIDISDLFEHQSVIQLAAFLDSLLSSERKVEEATVNKSTLIEGQHYALSSTQKRMWFMQQFEPNLVIYNLMAQLQVPFEIHLNLLRESFRILIARHESLRTVFTIENGDPRQIILAPFELDIPFVNLSMEADKERVLTDLLLRENHTVFDLSKPLVRATLYKLGDSEYCVGVFFHHIITDGWGANIFVNELSEVYRALQSKEEPNLPSKQMSYINWVQQHIQWQESQEAQEMEAYWLQELVKPLPLLEMPFTYKRPMKQTFNGKHLTFRLLHEQSLAIKELARSHKVTIHMFLLSIYALWLNKLSGDDDIIIGLPIAGRDDKKLETIVGLFMNTVCIRVRFDGLSQFNELLQLVKEKSQKAYANGKYPFDTLVNKVNPPRDLSRSPIFSTMFTFFEYAQESQELSQFDLSMICKEADDEIEVRIEYNTDLFSPETMQRMAGYYHNLLLSLQANPARRFDEMVMLSEEEQQQILYDFNDTATPYPDELTVVQWFEAQVAKTPHQPALVCNNSQLTYIELNEKANKLARQLRAAGVVGKDNFIGIMADRSQEMIVAMLAAWKSGGAFVPIDPAYPAERIAYMLTNSNAVVLLSQQHLRDKVEYNGIWICLDDLEGDATNLDPIASPSDLAYAIYTSGSTGKPKGVMIEHRSLVNFINGMKERIGFAADKPVLSITTMSFDIFALETILPLTLGAQIVIATESEQMDVNRLASLITRHNVKMLQMTPSRMQLLLASNDKLWLEQVTDIMIGGENFPLALLSTLQERTRARIYNMYGPTETTIWSAVKELTNETAITIGTPIANTQCYVLGPDKQIQPIGVAGELYIAGDGVARGYHSLPAVTSEKFGANPFTGKGRMYRTGDIAKWLPNGELELLGRIDHQVKVRGYRVELGEIEAHLAQHEAIEDVVVTARKDSNGRTYVCAYYVRTRVVETSELREFLLQLVPEYMVPAYFVALEQIPLTPNQKIDREALPAPDVNQQLNDSFVAPQNEIERILTEEWKEVLGLSQIGVRDNFFDLGGDSLLAVQVFTKIQQHYTEIELFDLFKYPSIEKMADYIGKEIQPLEGEERTEKEKENGLDDIFYLFDELKEGKVSMERAIESLKK from the coding sequence TTGGAATTGATCACAAATTATCTATTTAAACAAGTGGCCGCTAAGCAGCTCACTCCAAACGAAGCCAAACAATTACTCAAAGAAATTCAAGTTCACTCGAGGGCCTCTGCTCCCAAGCGAGAGGACGTGGCAGTTGTCGGTTTGGCTTGCAAACTTCCAGGTGCGGAGAGTCCCGCACAATATTGGGAGAATCTTGTGCAAGGAATTTCTTCGATCGGAGATTTTCCCGAAGAGCGCAAGTGCGACCTCGTTCGTTATTTGCACGGTGAACGGTCTCGCTTCAAAAAGGGCGGCTATCTGAGAGAGATCGATAAGTTCGACGCGGCTTTTTTCCGCATTTCTCCCCGTGAGGCTGAACTTATGGACCCGATCCAGCGACTGTTTCTTGAAATAGCATGGGAAGCGTTGGAGGACGCAGGACTTGCAGGGAAAATGATTACGCAGAGCAAAACTGGCGTCTATGTTGGGTACGATACTACTCCGGCCCCTGACTACAGTGATCTTTTGGGTGACTTTCAGGACACCTTGGCATTGATAGGTTCCAATAGAGGAATTCTAGCAAGCCGACTCAGCTATATTTTGGATTTGAAAGGGCCAGCCGTGGTGTTTGACACGGCTTGCTCGTCCAGTCTGGTTGCGCTACATCACGCATCCCAAGCGATCAGAAACGGAGAGATTGATATGGCAGTGGTTGGGGGAGTGTCGCTAAATTTTCTCCCCATTGGCCAAGGAATGCTGGATGCTACTGACGGCAAGATCAAAACCTTTGACAAAAACGCTAATGGTACAGTATGGGGCGAGGGCATTTGTGCAATCATCCTCAAACGGCTGAATCGGGCGATAGAAGATAAAAATAGCGTATACGCTGTAATTAAAGGAAGTGCGATTAACAACGACGGTGCATCCAACGGGATTACCGCTCCAAGCGCAGAGGCTCAGGCAGAGCTCATCACGCAGGCATGGGAAATCGCAGACGTAAACCCCGAAACGATTTCTTACATCGAAGCACATGGGACCGGCACTAAATTGGGTGATCCAATCGAGATCCGCGGCATTCATAGTGCTTTTAGACAATACACAAAAAAAACGCAATTTTGCGGCATAGGTTCTGTCAAGTCTAACATTGGCCATACAGTCGGCACATCGGGCTTGGCCTCCGTAATCAAAATGTCGCTGGCGCTGACCCATAAGATTCTGCCGCCTACATTGAACTTTGAACAACCGAGTCCACTGATCAATTTTGTCGACTCTCCCATCTATATTAACGATCGCCTCCACCAGTGGGAGACGGAGGGTTATCCTAGACGTTGCGGAATTACCTCGTCTGGTTTTAGCGGAACGAACTGCCATCTGATAATGGAAGAGGCACCGACAACCGATCAGGTTTCTGAAAGGAGTAGCTATCATTATCAGATTTTTACCTTGTCGGCTAAGACGGAAGAAGCCTTGTGGCTATTGATTCTGCGTTACCGGAAATGTCTCTTCGCTCATCGCGAAATCCGCATCGAAGACGTCTGCGGCACCGCCAATACAGGTCGCGGTCATTACTCCCATCGCTTGGCGCTGATCGTGCAGGATACAGATCACCTGCTGCAGAAGCTGCATGCACTTGATCAATCCCATTTCCAATCAGACGGGGTTATTCTAGAAGGGTTTCATTATGGAAAACATGTAATCTCGACTGTGGAAAACCCGCATCTGGAAACGGATGTCCTGACAGAGAGTGAAAAATTGGTCCGTTCGCATGCGGTCAATCAAGTCCTCCACGCCAATGGACAGGCAGCCTTTGCTAATCCAGCCTTGTTGGAGACCTACAGCACTCAGTATGTACAAGGGGCAGACTGCGACTGGTCGATTTTGTACCCGCCAGGCAGCTTTACATATTTGCATCTACCTGTGTATCCTTTTGACCGCATGCGTCATTGGTTCCAACGTGAAATGCCTCTTGCGGTGAACGCGGAGGAAAAACAGAAGCTGCGGCCATTGATTGACCGCTTGGTTGTAGATACAGTCGGCCAATGTATTTTTGAGTCCATCTTGTCTCCAAAAAGTCACTGGGTCGTTGGTGAGCATCAGGTGGTAGGGCGCTATGTTCTGCCCGCTACGGCCTATCTGGAAATGGCAATTCAGGCGATACAAGAGTATCTGCAAACGAACGGAGTCATCCAGATCCATCAATTTCAAATTTATGTCCCTCTCACATTTGACCTCGATCAAGAGAAGACAGTGCAGATTGTCATTACAGAAAAAGCAGATGGTTTTGCCTTCCAATTCTTCAGCGAACAGGAGCGATCATCCGCCGGCAGACGCAAACAGTGGATCACCCACGCCGAGGGGGAGATTCACATAAAGGCTGGCAGTGAAGACGTAAAACCGGACCGACTTGACATCCAGATGCTTAGACATGTCTTCGGAGAGGAAACAGTTCTACCACAAAAACAATCAAGTGTGCTGACCTTTGGCTCCCGCTGGCACGGCAAGAAGTCTGTCCGAACCTTTAATCAGACGACATTGGCCTATGTGGATCTGCCCGCTACACTTCACGCTGAAGCAGCATCCTATACGTTGCATCCGGCTATCTTGGATATGGCTACATCACTCGGCATTTCTATGGCGCCGAAAGACGCATTGTACCTTCCATTCTCATACCGTAGCATCACCGTGTATCGACCATTGCCAGCCAAGTGCTACAGTCTGATTGTACCAAGCGAGGAGAGAGGGAACTCCGAAGAATTGATCAGATACCATCTCGAAATCATCACGGAGAGCGGTGAGATAGCCGTCTCCATCAATGACTTTACACTGAAACGTGTGCACGACAGAAAGGAACTGGTCGGTTCATCCAATGGCAACTGGGCCCCATTCTTCCAATTGTGCTGGGTCGAGGAAGAACTGTCTAAGCAAATGCCGTTTTCCCCCAACGGCTCCACCCTGGTTTTCTTGGATGAGTACGGGTGGGGCGAGCAGTTAGCTCAGCGACTTGTTCAAGAGAAACACAGCGTCATAACAGTCTCTTACAGTCACAGCTTTCGGGAACTCGCACCAGATGCGTATGAAATTGGCGGCAGCGAACAGGATTATGTGCGTTTGCTTGCCGCCATCAAAGAGCAAGAACTGCCGATTTCCCACATTATGCACATGCAAAGCATCATCATTACGAGCGATGCTCCTGCGACCGTTGAACAGTTGAAGGAACGGCAAAGCAGAGGAGTCGACAGTCTCTTTTTCCTCACCAAAGCCCTGTTCGCGAATAAGTACCGTGATGATATCCAGCTGTTGCTATTTGCCAAAACCGTCAATGAGATCAACAAGGAGGAGGAAGCCCTCCATCCTGAGCAAGCTGCCTTGTTCGGTTTGGGAAAAGTCGTAACGCATGAGTACGACAATCTAAACTGCCGTTGCATCGATATCGATTCATCCACCACCATCGAGCATCTATTTCACGAACTAGTGGCGAAGGAGACTTCCTATCTCACTGCATATCGTCGAGGTGTTCGATACATTGAGGTTCTGGAAGAACTGAACATGGACGAAGACGACAAAACTTCACCGATCGAACTGAAAAGTGAAGGGGTTTACATCATCACGGGTGGCCTTGGCGGGATTGGATATACTATCAGTTTGGCTATCGCCCAAAAACAACAGGTGAACTTTGCCTTTATCCAACGTTCAGCTTTGCCAAATAGGGAAGAGTGGGCCACGATACTAGCGGAAGGTACGGATGCAAAACTGTGCCGCATGATTTACCGCATACAAGAGATCGAACGAATCGGTTCCCAGGTTGTGTGCTGTCAGGCCGATGTGGCAGATCAGTCAACAATGCAGCGTGTTATCTCTCAGCTTCGCGAAAGATTCGGACAGATCAACGGGGTCATACACAGCGCGGGCGTCCCAGGCGATGGATTCCTCATTCGAAAAAACTACGATACCTTCACTCAGGTGCTTTCGCCGAAAGTGCAGGGAACATGGGTTCTGGATCACATAACCCAAAACGACAATCTCGACTTTTTCGTGATGTTCTCGTCCATCACTTCGCTGCTCGGCGGACGAGGTCAGGGCGATTATACGGCGGCTAATAGTTATCTGGACAGCTTTGCCGCCTATCGGAAGAAGCTGGGCAAGCGCACGCTCACGATCAACTGGCCCGCCTGGAAAGAAATCGGGATGGCAGTTGACTATGGTGCGGTCCAAGACACCCCGTTGCAAGCGTTGGAAACCATTGAAGCTGTCCATCTGTTTGAAAAAGCATGGCACAGCAAGGAAAATCGTGTGTTAATCGGTGTGATGCCCTTTGATCAGGCTACGACTTCGAAGGAAGAGTTGCCATTTGTCCGTCTGGTGGAACAAAAGAAACAGCAAGTGCTTCAAGCCAAACTATTGTTACATCCTGGACAGGGGAGGAACCTAGATATCTCGCCCCAGCACCCACAGCCACCTTCGGAAGCAAAGACGCTTGTTCTAAAAGGAAAACCAGAAGATGACTACAGCGATACAGAGCTTAAGGTGGCTGAGATATGGGCCAAAAATCTAGGCTTGTCTGAAATTCATGTTTACAGTGACTTGTACAGTCTGGGCGGAGATTCGATCATAGCCATAAAGATCGTCAACGACTTGAAAGCGTCTATTCAGCAGAAAATCGACATCAGCGATTTGTTTGAACACCAATCTGTAATTCAACTGGCCGCATTCCTTGACAGTCTCTTGTCATCCGAACGGAAAGTCGAAGAAGCGACCGTCAACAAGAGCACATTGATAGAAGGCCAGCATTATGCGCTGTCGAGTACCCAAAAACGGATGTGGTTCATGCAACAATTCGAGCCGAACCTCGTAATCTACAACCTTATGGCCCAACTTCAGGTACCATTTGAGATCCATTTGAATTTGTTGCGTGAATCCTTCCGTATCTTGATAGCTCGCCATGAATCACTGCGCACCGTTTTTACAATAGAAAACGGAGATCCGCGACAAATCATCTTGGCACCTTTTGAGCTTGATATCCCGTTTGTCAATCTATCGATGGAAGCAGACAAAGAGCGTGTATTGACTGACCTGTTGCTGCGTGAAAATCATACCGTTTTTGACCTGTCCAAGCCATTGGTGCGGGCAACGCTCTACAAATTGGGCGATTCAGAATACTGTGTCGGCGTCTTTTTTCACCACATTATCACGGATGGATGGGGCGCCAACATCTTTGTCAATGAACTTAGCGAAGTCTACCGCGCGCTTCAAAGCAAAGAGGAACCGAATCTCCCATCGAAACAGATGAGCTACATCAACTGGGTGCAACAGCACATCCAATGGCAGGAAAGTCAAGAAGCCCAAGAAATGGAAGCTTACTGGCTGCAAGAATTGGTAAAACCACTGCCGCTATTGGAAATGCCGTTTACCTACAAACGGCCGATGAAGCAGACGTTTAACGGGAAGCATCTGACGTTTCGCCTACTGCATGAACAGTCGCTAGCGATCAAAGAACTGGCTCGCAGCCATAAGGTGACGATCCATATGTTCCTGTTATCCATTTATGCGTTATGGTTGAACAAACTCTCTGGTGACGATGATATCATAATTGGTTTGCCAATCGCCGGCCGTGACGATAAGAAGCTCGAAACCATCGTCGGACTGTTCATGAACACGGTTTGCATTCGAGTACGTTTTGACGGACTCAGCCAATTCAACGAGCTCCTCCAACTGGTCAAAGAGAAGAGTCAAAAAGCTTATGCCAATGGAAAATATCCTTTCGACACACTGGTGAACAAGGTAAACCCACCTCGTGATCTCAGTCGCAGCCCGATCTTTTCTACGATGTTTACGTTCTTTGAATATGCACAAGAGAGTCAGGAACTCAGCCAATTCGACTTATCGATGATCTGTAAAGAAGCGGATGACGAGATTGAGGTGCGTATTGAATACAACACAGATTTGTTCTCTCCAGAAACAATGCAACGGATGGCCGGTTACTACCATAACCTTTTGTTATCCCTTCAGGCAAACCCGGCACGACGCTTCGATGAGATGGTCATGCTTTCGGAAGAGGAACAACAACAAATCCTCTACGACTTTAACGATACAGCCACACCGTATCCAGATGAGCTGACTGTTGTGCAATGGTTCGAAGCCCAAGTGGCCAAAACACCGCACCAACCGGCCCTTGTATGCAACAATAGTCAGTTGACCTACATCGAACTGAACGAAAAAGCCAACAAGCTGGCACGTCAACTTCGTGCGGCTGGTGTGGTGGGGAAAGACAATTTCATTGGAATCATGGCCGATCGTTCCCAAGAGATGATCGTGGCGATGTTGGCCGCCTGGAAATCAGGAGGGGCTTTTGTACCAATTGATCCGGCTTATCCAGCAGAGCGGATAGCCTATATGCTCACAAACAGCAACGCTGTTGTATTACTGTCACAGCAACATTTACGCGACAAGGTGGAATACAACGGCATCTGGATCTGTTTAGATGATCTCGAAGGAGATGCAACAAACCTTGACCCTATTGCTTCACCTTCTGACCTCGCGTATGCCATCTATACATCCGGTTCAACTGGAAAGCCAAAAGGGGTTATGATCGAGCATCGTTCTTTGGTCAACTTCATCAACGGCATGAAAGAGCGGATAGGGTTCGCTGCTGATAAACCGGTTCTATCCATCACCACGATGTCATTTGATATTTTTGCCTTGGAAACGATTCTGCCGCTCACTCTAGGGGCTCAGATCGTTATCGCGACAGAATCAGAGCAGATGGATGTCAACAGACTCGCCTCTCTGATCACCCGCCACAATGTAAAGATGTTACAAATGACCCCGTCACGAATGCAGCTTTTATTGGCTTCCAATGACAAGTTATGGCTTGAGCAGGTCACGGATATCATGATCGGTGGTGAGAATTTCCCGCTAGCTCTATTATCTACCTTGCAAGAAAGAACCCGAGCACGTATCTACAACATGTATGGTCCAACAGAAACCACCATCTGGTCTGCGGTAAAAGAGCTGACCAATGAAACGGCCATCACCATCGGCACTCCAATCGCCAACACTCAATGCTATGTCCTTGGCCCAGACAAGCAAATTCAGCCGATCGGTGTGGCAGGTGAGCTATATATCGCTGGTGATGGTGTGGCGAGAGGATATCACAGTTTGCCTGCCGTAACCTCAGAAAAATTCGGGGCCAACCCATTCACGGGAAAAGGAAGGATGTATCGTACCGGCGACATAGCCAAATGGTTGCCAAACGGTGAACTGGAATTGCTCGGAAGGATCGATCATCAAGTGAAGGTCAGAGGCTATCGCGTTGAGCTGGGAGAGATCGAAGCGCATTTGGCTCAACATGAAGCGATTGAGGATGTCGTAGTGACAGCACGGAAAGATTCAAATGGACGGACCTACGTGTGCGCTTACTACGTCCGAACCCGTGTTGTTGAAACATCTGAGCTCCGCGAATTCCTCCTGCAACTGGTCCCAGAATATATGGTGCCTGCTTACTTCGTTGCATTGGAACAGATTCCGCTGACGCCTAACCAAAAGATCGATCGAGAAGCATTGCCTGCCCCTGATGTAAACCAGCAACTAAATGACAGCTTTGTCGCTCCCCAAAATGAGATTGAACGGATTTTGACCGAGGAGTGGAAAGAAGTGTTGGGGCTGTCCCAGATCGGGGTGAGAGACAACTTCTTTGATCTGGGTGGCGACTCACTGTTAGCGGTTCAGGTATTTACCAAAATTCAACAACATTACACAGAGATCGAACTGTTCGACCTCTTTAAATATCCAAGTATTGAAAAAATGGCCGACTACATCGGAAAAGAGATACAGCCACTTGAAGGGGAAGAGAGAACAGAAAAGGAAAAGGAGAATGGCTTGGACGACATCTTCTATTTGTTTGACGAATTGAAAGAAGGCAAAGTAAGCATGGAACGAGCGATTGAAAGCTTAAAAAAATAG